A genomic region of Herbaspirillum sp. DW155 contains the following coding sequences:
- a CDS encoding sugar ABC transporter ATP-binding protein codes for MAELLLEAHGVSKSFHEVVALADGRLQLKRGSVHALCGGNGAGKSTFLAIIMGLLRRDGGEIRLKGQPVDFHSPAEALQHHIAIITQELSPIPGMSVAENLFLGREPRVAGVCVNTRAMERQAQALLDRLQFQVDARARMQDLSLAQVQLVEIAKAFSHDCDVMIMDEPTSAIGEKETEVLFRAIRSVAAQGTGIIYVSHRLSEIFQIADSYTVFRDGRFVETGLIRDIDRASLVKAIVGRTLQVQERRRRQGGEAILSTEALGRQGEFHQVSLQVHAGEVVGIYGLMGSGRSEYLNCIYGLTRPDQGAVTLRQQSLPAGRPAASIAAGLALVTEDRKDSGLVLCASIQDNIVLAAYRRMSRLPLIRRSRVDTLVRQMIQRLQIKVSSPHLPVSSMSGGNQQKVVLARCLSTQPRCLLCDEPTRGIDEGAKREVYQLIDRFVQDGGAALVVSSEAQEILDLCDRIAIFKRGRVVEVVDAHATTQEELLHLAS; via the coding sequence ATGGCAGAGCTTTTGCTGGAAGCACATGGAGTGAGCAAGTCCTTCCACGAGGTCGTGGCACTGGCAGACGGACGTCTGCAGTTGAAGCGGGGCAGCGTGCATGCGCTGTGCGGCGGCAACGGTGCCGGCAAGTCGACCTTCCTGGCCATCATCATGGGCCTGCTGCGACGGGACGGCGGCGAGATTCGCCTCAAGGGTCAGCCGGTGGATTTCCATTCGCCTGCCGAAGCCCTGCAGCACCACATTGCCATCATCACGCAGGAACTCTCGCCCATCCCCGGCATGAGCGTGGCGGAAAATCTGTTCCTCGGCCGTGAGCCGCGCGTGGCCGGGGTCTGTGTCAACACCCGCGCCATGGAGCGGCAGGCGCAGGCGCTGCTGGATCGTCTGCAATTCCAGGTCGATGCGCGCGCCCGCATGCAGGACCTGAGCCTGGCCCAGGTGCAGCTGGTGGAAATCGCCAAGGCCTTCAGCCACGACTGCGATGTCATGATCATGGACGAACCCACCTCGGCCATCGGCGAAAAGGAGACCGAAGTCCTGTTCCGCGCCATCCGCAGCGTGGCCGCGCAAGGCACCGGCATCATCTATGTGTCGCACCGTCTTTCCGAAATCTTCCAGATCGCCGACAGCTACACCGTCTTTCGCGATGGCCGCTTCGTCGAGACCGGCCTGATCCGCGATATCGACCGTGCCAGCCTGGTCAAGGCCATCGTCGGCCGCACGCTGCAGGTGCAGGAACGCCGCCGTCGCCAGGGTGGGGAGGCGATCCTGTCGACCGAAGCGCTGGGTCGCCAAGGGGAATTCCACCAGGTCTCGCTGCAGGTCCATGCAGGCGAAGTGGTCGGCATCTATGGCCTGATGGGCTCGGGCCGCAGCGAATACCTCAATTGCATCTACGGCCTGACCCGGCCCGACCAGGGTGCCGTCACGCTGCGGCAGCAGTCCTTGCCCGCCGGCCGGCCCGCGGCCAGCATCGCCGCCGGCCTGGCGCTGGTGACCGAAGACCGCAAGGACAGCGGTCTGGTGCTGTGCGCCTCGATCCAGGACAACATCGTGCTGGCCGCCTACCGACGCATGTCGCGCCTGCCGCTGATCCGGCGCAGCCGCGTCGATACGCTGGTGCGGCAGATGATCCAGCGCCTGCAGATCAAGGTCAGTTCACCGCATCTGCCGGTCTCCTCCATGAGCGGCGGCAACCAGCAGAAGGTGGTGCTGGCGCGCTGTCTCTCGACCCAGCCACGGTGCCTGCTGTGCGACGAACCCACGCGCGGCATTGATGAAGGTGCCAAGCGCGAGGTGTACCAGCTGATCGACCGTTTCGTGCAGGACGGCGGTGCCGCCCTGGTGGTGTCTTCCGAAGCGCAGGAGATCCTCGACCTGTGCGACCGCATCGCCATCTTCAAACGCGGTCGCGTGGTGGAAGTGGTCGATGCGCATGCCACCACTCAGGAAGAACTGCTGCACCTGGCCTCATGA
- the rpiB gene encoding ribose 5-phosphate isomerase B, translating to MKIGIGCDEAAYALKEVIKGHLAAKGLDVVDYGTHDTEPVIYPDIAFAVAEQIRQGVIGRAVLLCGTGIGMAISANKVPGVRAAQCHDTYSAERASKSNDAQIITLGARVVGTELAKAIVDTWLAAEFSGGRSTEKLERIKEYEHHLHNTKRP from the coding sequence ATGAAAATAGGCATCGGATGCGACGAAGCGGCGTATGCGCTCAAGGAGGTCATCAAGGGCCATCTGGCAGCCAAGGGCCTTGACGTGGTGGACTACGGCACCCATGATACGGAGCCCGTGATTTACCCCGACATCGCCTTCGCGGTGGCCGAACAGATCAGGCAAGGGGTGATTGGCCGCGCCGTCCTGTTGTGCGGTACGGGCATCGGCATGGCGATCTCGGCCAACAAGGTGCCGGGGGTGCGCGCGGCGCAATGCCACGACACCTATTCCGCCGAACGGGCCAGCAAGAGCAATGACGCCCAGATCATCACCCTGGGCGCACGCGTGGTCGGGACCGAACTGGCCAAGGCCATCGTCGATACCTGGCTGGCGGCGGAGTTTTCAGGTGGGCGCTCGACCGAAAAGCTGGAGCGCATCAAAGAGTATGAACATCATTTGCACAATACCAAGCGCCCATAG